ATGGAGTGGTACTCTTGGATTGATATTTCAGGTAAACACGTGAATAAGAGTTGTAGTAATCGATTCACCTTTTCCCCTGCATGTACGCCTATATAGTTGTATTAATAGTTGTAGCAGAAGTCTAAAGCAGACATAGTCGTGTACTCATGTGATGTTGGTACTAACTTTGTTGATTGAACCGTATAAATATGCATTACTGTTTTCTTTGCTTACCTCTCCATAAAAATAGCCTAACTGCTTTCTGTTGACACTTTCTATGCAGCATGCTGGTGCTCGTGATGACAAAGGCAATCCTATGATCAGAGATTTTTATAACAGCCAATTAACTGCAAGGTCTCAAATCCTGATTTCTCATTCAACTTTAGTTTGTCACaagtatatactccctccgttcctaaatataagtctttttagagattctaatatggactacatacggagcaaaatgagtgaatctacactctaaatacgtctatatacattcATATGTACTTCATATAGAAATCTCTaagaagacttatatttagggacggagggagtacataacagTGTACATCATGAATACAGTTGTCAGATTAAGTTACTATTCGAAATGTGATAGTCCTGTCATGAAAATGCAGCGGAAATCCTTATGATGATACATTACTTGCTAAGCTTGAAAGTGTCTACACAGACTCTGGAGATCAGAGCTCTACAATGGTTAGTATTTATCCTCTGCATTTTACTATTTTCTAATCTTGCTGTGACAATTTCTTATATCCTACTGTTGTTACTGCTTCCAGTTCGTTTTCAACGTCGAGCAAGGTCTGCCCATTCTTCCAGAGTGGCTTAGTTTCAACAGAGTGACAGCCCGTTTGAGGCAGAGCTATGAAATTGGTCCTGCCCGACTTCTTCTAAGGTATGTTTTAGGCATGCCATGCCATACCAATAGTGAAAACATCAGTTTAACCTGGAGGTCTGCACACAGTGGACTTACATTTTTGTTGTTATGTTACCTAATATATCATTTTCTTCTATGATCCAGTGCTTCTGGAGGtcatgtggagggaaacttttcGCCTCATGAAGCATTTGCAATTGGTGGGACAAACAGTGTAAGAGGATATGAAGAAGGTGCTGTTGGTTCTGGCCGCTCATATGCAGTTGGTAGTGGTGAAGTCTCTTGCCGCTTGGTAAGCCTTGCCTCTCTTGTTCGCAATATTAAGTTATTTGTTTAAACTGAACATTCACATGAAACACCTCTAGATAAAATGCACACAACCATATGCTATTCTCATAAGGACCTAGTCAGCAACATCAATGCACACATATCCAAGAAAAAACTAAAAGTGTAGTATTTGAATTAGTTTGCAATTTTAGGATGAAGTCTTAGTTGCTCGTATTTAAGAATATAACAGTAAATCGATTATTTTGTTTGAGACAAAAAAAAATACACATGCAGTTCAGTGTAACATCTCCAATCCATGTTGGACACATATTAACTGCATTATGCATGCGTGCGACCTGGTACCTGTGCATGCATGGCTCTTCTTAGCCACGCATAGGAGGGTACTATTTTGAATACCCAATGATTTGTTACTTGCCAATGACAAACTATTTTGAATTATTTCTGTACTAGTGTTAATGATCCAATGATTTGTTACTTGTCATACATGATTTCATGGCTGGAACATTAGTACTTTAATCGTGGACTATTCATGATTGCTACCTGCCGTGACATCAAATGCATTTGACTAGTTTTTGTGCTACTCTGATGCATGTTATGCTTGCCGTATGATTTGCATTAAAGAAAAAAATCAGCCTGCTTTGATTACTCACAGTTGTCATTTTTTGTGTAGTTTGGTCCGTTGGAAGGTGTGGTATTTGGTGACTATGGTAGTGATCTTGGCTCTGGTCCAACAGTTCCTGGTAAGTCATGTTGTACTCAAATTCTGTGTTTGATAGCAAAGTACTATATAAACCAAAGTATCAAAAACTGCAGTAATTTTCAGTGTAGGTATGAGAAACCATGGTTTTACCAAAACCGAGTATTTTGGAGTATTGACAATACATAGAACCTGTTTGGCTGTTGCCCCACAACGCTGCAAATTTTGCTGCCTAGCCGTTGTGTTTAAGCACTCAGCAGCTCTGTTTTTTAAAAAGAGGTCTGGGGTTCTTTTCTTTATGCAGAGAAAAAACTACAGTTTTCCCAATACTATAGTAGTAAAACCACAGTTGTTAGGGGCAACCAAACAGCTCATTGTAAATAAAAATATGGTGATCTCAAAAACTGTAGTATTCTTAAAATACTTAGAAAATACTTTACTATCAAACGAGGCCTATCTCTAATTCAGATTCAGAATGAAGAAAACTATTGCTTTTGGCCCTTATTCTAGTTAGAAGATTTTGCTGCTGCTGGAATAGGCCTGACAGGGGTTCCACCTCCAGATTTTGTAGAGCAATTTTGATGTATCAGCTCCTCTTCTCATTTGCGCAATCTCTCGTCGTTTTGTTTTTTTAGGTGACCCAGCAGGAGCGCGTGGGAAGCCAGGAAGCGGTTACGGGTATGGTGTTGGCATCCGTGTGGACTCCCCGCTGGGACCTTTGAGACTTGAATACGCTTTCAACGACAAACAAGCAAGACGATTTCACTTTGGGGTTGGGCACAGAAATTAAACTATCGAGGTGTCTGTTATTTGATCTGTCAGCCTTAATCTGATTTACTGAGCATTTGCACTGTTAGGGATAGTGCCATCGTCTTTGCGATGTCGATAGAAGTTTCCCAAAGCAAATTTTGTGTAGCCCAGATTGCCTGAACATATACAGTTCTCCTTTCCTTCAATCCTGTGGAAACTTTGCTGGAAGCCACAACCAGAGAAGGTTCTCCAGCTGGCAAGTCGCAGTGAGTTTTGTTGATATGAAAATTTGAGCTAAGAAATCAAAATTGAGGACCTGTGTCAGTAATGTGCCGCATGCTTGCTTGAATCCAGCAAGCCATGTTCCCATGTAATGCAGCACCTCCAGGTAGCCATCCTGCTAGGTTGTTTGAAACTTTGAACAATTTGGCCAACACATATTCCTGGGAATGTCCCATGCTCAGCTTGATGGACTTTCCTCATCTCCAAGTTTGTAATAATAATCTGATACGATCAGTGTCGTGTTATGAGCTGTAACTAACCACAATGGTCATGTGCAACATCTCGTGAACGACAGCAAAACAATCACGGCAAGAGAGAATTTGGTGAAGGCGATTGATTCTTCAAGTACAGTTACTAATTTCTCTGCACCTACCTTTGGATGAAATCATAATCTAAGTAGACTCAGTCTAGAAATTCTAGCAGGCAAACACAACATCATTTCAACAAGCCAGTTGGAAACAGTACTCCAAAGCAAGATTGCTTTTAAATACTCTATATGGCAAGagaaaagaaattgaagatgTATAAATTTTCAACACAATCAAAAGGGTTAACAGGACCAACTGCAGTCTGGAGCCATGATTGTGAGCAGGTATTTAACAAGTGTCAAATCGGCCGGCGAAAATGCCACAAATCAGTTCTAGTTGCATCCTCTTACTGGACAACAAACCCAACGGTTGTATCTTTCACCCCATATGGTTCTCTTAAACAACAAAATGAGGGATGTCCAGCCACCGCATATGGGTCGCCACACTGCTATATTTCCTAGTAAACAACGGTCAGACACAATGACCAGGAGTAATAGTGTATGCTACACATGGCCAACGCAATCCCATCGTGTTTCTTGGTCCTTGCCTTCAGAGCGCAAAGAAAGGTTGATGTGTGGCAAAGTTCTCGGGCTTCAGAAGACACTATGAACACCTGGTATAGTTGCAGTGGTGCAGTCATATGTTACAAGCTGATCTCCTTCGGTAGGCTGATCTCCAGGAAATACAAGCTGCCAATGTGGAATCGCAAATTAGGTATGTAGAGAAAAGAATAATGTGTGCTgcttattttccaaaaatataacAATATCCTCTGCTTTCAAGGCATGGGGCTGTGTATAACAACGTAATAATGAAAAGCAATTGTGACAAAATTAGCATGTGCTGTGAAGTGTGAAGGAATGTGGGTTATGCATTTGTACTGTGAAAATGCGTATGACAGGTTAGAATTGTGCGAATATGGGTATAACACGGATGCATTTGGCTAATGACTATTGATGATTACATTAATGCATATGGCTGCTGACCAAATTTACTCAGATCCATATTTTTGCTTGGGTGAAGGGAGCAGTATGTTTAAGGCTATTGCCAAACACTGCTGCAAACATATTATTATGCCATGTTTGGGTAAAGGGACCGGTATGTTTAAGCCTATTGTCAAACACTGCTGCAAACATATTATTATACTAATGCAACCTTCATGCCATAAACACCCTATAGATGATAGAACATAAGTCATTTACTCATTTTCTCTATGATGCACTCACTGCCAACAGCATATGATGTCAATCTGCTACGATACTATCAACTAGAATACAAGAACTCAATTACCACCCTCTACATAGATATTAGTTGTTTTTTCTCAAATCACAGTAGAAGTGCTTCAGAACTATACAGACAAGCCCTTTGTTCAGAAACATCAACAAACCTCGCAGACATGACGGCCATGCCAACAAAGACTGCTTTGACAGCTTGCTTCTGGCCAGCATAGTCAAATGCTAGAGGTAACAACTCATGCAAAGTGAGGAAAGCCATAACACCACCAACTGCGTAAAGACAAATGGGAAGTCAACAAAGTACTAAGCATGAAATATCACGTTTTAGCTCTACCAACAGACTAACCTGATGCAAGTAGGCCTTCAAGAATTTCAGGATTTAAGTTGCTCGGAAACAAGACAGCTGCAATAATTACATTTGCATCAGTGGTCGACAGGTTATTAAAGAATAATCTTCGAGAAAGGCTCACAAAAATAGCATACCTACAAAAAATACTCCTAGTGGCTCAGCCAAACCAGAGAGTGTTGCATATTTAAATGCTTGCCATTTGCTTTTATATGCAAGAAAGAAGGAAACACAGAGAAACATTATCAGCTGCAAAAAAGTAAGTCCAATAATTACACTAGGAATAAAAGGAAATATTGAGCTATAAATGCAAATTCTAATTTCCCTTCTTTCTAAAGTACAATCATTTCAAACATTGTCATGCTTTGTAGGTGCTTTGGAATCCAATTGCCCTTTAAGACTGGAGGAACAGATAAAGCTCACATAGCCAAGATCAGCGCGGCTCACCACATTTGAGAAGTTCTTAGATTGTATGTCATTTAATAATAATGCATAACAAGCATGACTTATTTTTGTGTAACCAACTTATAACATTTGGCTACAGAAAACCAATAATTCATAGCATTTGCGGTAGTGGACTCAAGACTCATTTGTGAAAGCTGGTGTGAACTACAAACTTCACTAATTATTCATCTCTACATGGGGAAAACAGGTACCTTTTGGTAGCAAAATAGAGTGGCAGAGCTACAGCAACCCCCTGAGAAGGTAAAAAGTGTCAACTAGTTAGGATAGTAGATCAAAAAGGAAATTGGCAACATGTCAGACTGTCAGGAGTCTCGGATAtgctccctccgtcccaaaataagtaaCTGATTTAGTACAATTTTGTACTAAATCAGCAACACTTATTTTGGCacggagggagtatgattttGTAGAACTATAGCTTCTTTTTAATTTCTCTTCATAAAATGGAATTATTTAATTTTCTGTGTAGTAATTTGTTTCAAAATAATAGATCCTGCTAACACAATTTGCAAACTCTCCCTTGTACGTAATGATATGTTTGATACCAACTAATTCTAGTATGGTCACTAAGAATCAAACTGAACTACACAGATCAAAAGGAAAAATATAGAATTTGGATAGTGCGGAGACCTAGCAAATATCAAAATACTCGAAACTTCATGGCAAAACAAgcactgcaaatgagttaagaTTCATCATGGCCCTCTTGTCTTGTCATGAATTAGTTTGCCATGAGATTAGGctttcatatatcaaacctataTATTGACTTCCTGGTGCAGTATAacaaacaattttttttatgGCAGTTGAATCTTCTTACAAAGAGCACCCCAAGGGCTATCCTAAGTGCCAATGATGCAATTATAACTGCATACAAGAATTCTTAGGCTACTTAACCAGAAAGGCTGATAGGTTGATTTATATACCTCAGGTATGTTATGTAAAGCAATAGCGAAAGCCAAGTTAACTCCCACGCGAAGACCCTGCATTTTTGTTATAACCGAATATAATTAGTGCAAgctataaataataataataaaggtGCATGAACTCTTCGAAAACCAAAACAACCAAGCTATGCTCCAGCAatttttctactgtaacaaaatGCAAGGTGCAAAACGTCCTCTTAGCAAATCAATGATGCCACTACACTGAGATGAATACACGATGGCATTACCTTCACGGATCCAAGAAATACCGCCATTCCCTCAGGAAAATTGTGCAAGCTAATTCCTGCAGCTCAGAATAAGTACAAAGTCAAATGATTGTGATGAatgtttgacttcagtcaaagcTAATATGCTGAGTATATAAAAACAGAGGCAGTAACTTACCAACAGCAGTAATGATGCCACTGAATAAGACTTGCCGGCGATGTTTTTTCATCATATCTTTGCCCGACCCGTCATCATCAGTCTGCTTTCCACAAAAGAAAACCAACTTCTATTCAGCCCACTTATTTTGGTTAGAAAACAGATTTGATATGAATGATGCTGGAAACATCCCCGAGGATTGTTCATTCCAACCTTTTTCTTGCTTGCATCAGTTGTTGGCACAAAGGTTGGCTCTGGAATAAACTTGACAACGAACCCAAAGAAAAGAACTCCTGCAAAAAACTGCAAAATACCGCAATGTGTTATCTGAGATAGACTGAAATTTCATTTCATGAAACAGATTCTAGAACTTCAAGAAAGATCCAACCCACCCATAGATTGGCCTTCAAGaagccaatggagttgagtgcgTTGTGTGCCAAGTCTAGAAACGAGATGCTCAACATAAGTCCAGCAGCAAAACCCTGCATGCAGCATGAGCAACACATAGAGCACGAACGATCAGACAACCATTACTACTCACCTAAACGACAGATAATCAATAACTTAAAAGAGGCAGTTGATGATGACCTGGAGGAGGCCGAGCCTCTTAAGGTCAGGGGAAGGGTTGACGATCACAAGCAGCGCACCTGAGGACACAAATCTCGAGCTCAGCTTAAGCGGTCACAAAGAATCCTCGCAGGATATCAAGTAGAAGCGTCAGAAACTGCTAACTAGGACGTGGAGGCGCAATGGGCAACCGTGTTAGGCCAACAAGCAAGGTTTGCGGTTTGCCGTTACTACCTGTATCTGAGCGTCGTAAAAACGATAGGAAAGCCATAATAGCCTCAGTGTGGAACTGGCTTTGGCGCTCTGTAAATCAGTCTGACAGGCCCCTGGACTACTAGCTTCATCTATCTATGCATTCTGATGAATATTGGGCCGCGGCGATTGATGACTAGTTGTCCTGCTTGGGTTCATGTAACACGGCACAAAACTCCGTCACTTTGCAAAACTGCTTAGGTTCTTTCTAATAATTCTATAACACGACTGAACAAGAAGATGCTAGAATTATCCCCGAAAAGGCCGCGCAAACACTGAAAATCCTCAAGTCAGGCGGCACGGTGGCAGGCAAGCAGCCGAGTTGGGGCTCGGGGGGAGAGAATCTGTGGCGGGGTGGCGCGTACCGAGGGAGGTGCTGAGGCCGCCGACGAAGGAGAGGGCGAGCGCCACCAGCACGTGCTGCTCCATCTCCGCCGCGCTCGCGCTCGGGGCTAGGGTTTGAGGGGCCGCCGGCCGAGGACCGGAGAGAGGGGAGGAGAGCGGAGGCGAGGAGAGCGGAGGCGAGGAGAGGGAGATACGACTAGTGGAGCGGGGGGATCATCAGGGAGGATGGGGATGGGAGGAATAGGGGAACTGCTAATCACGAACTGCTCAACTGCCTTTGTGGCATTTCAATCTATTTGTAGTGAATATTGAAATTAATAAAGGCATGTTGAAATACTAGTGAAAATCGTGGCACTACTGGTCTGTGCGGCATGAATCATGGTGCTCACTGCACCTTCTCCCACGACCGTTTTTGTCGAATTACTATTATTTTCCTGCTCTTGACGGCAATCAATTTATATATCTTCTCAAAGACTATAGATTCCGAAAACGATAATCTTCTCAAAGATTCCAACCCAAACAAGCCCGTTGGCAACCGTCACGACTGCCACAAGCCAATCAAGAACCCGATGTCATATCATCAAAACAAAAAGGAAAGAAGAGACCAAGGCAACACGAACAGGTAGAATAGAATCACAACAAATATCATTCAATTGTTCGAATGAAATGATAACACGGCGCCATTAGCCACGGGTTACAGACGCGGATTGGGTTGAGTTTACCAAACGGGTCGAAAAGAAGAATTACAAGCGCAGTTACATAGTACCGATAATGTGTGGTGTAATCATCATAGAGTGGTCATTAGTTGATCGGTGAATTGAAATTAAATTAAATTGAATCAACCGACGCGTCTGCGTGGCGCCGCGTGGGAACGTGGGAGCGCGAGCTCCGGCCCGTCTCAGTGCAGGTAGTAGGCGACGAGGGAGACGaggagcgcggcggcgccggGCGCGCCGGCGAAGGCGCCGCTGGTGGCCGGGGCGGTCGCTCCGGCCGCTCCGGCCGCGGCGCCGGCAGCCGCGCCGGTCGCGCCGGGGGACTCGGCCGGCGCCTCGGTGGCCGGGGCGGTCGCCGCGACCAGGGAGGCGGAGGCCACCAGGGCGATCAGCACGGCGCAGGCGATCTTCTTCATCTCCATGGCTTCTGCCTCTCTCTCCTCGCGGGTACGGTACGGTTGCACGGGGCCTGCGCAAAAGAAACAAACAGCAAGCGGCTAGGCGGTCGAGGAGGAGAGGTCGGCCGGCGAGGCGCGGTTTATTCCGGTGGTGGGAGCGGGGCGGTGGGGGGAGGGCGGCTCGGTCGCTCTCTGGAAGGCCTGGGAGAGGGTGGGGTGGCGCGGCGCCGCGTTTTGTAGGGCGCGCGAGCGGCCATGAGAGGGCCTCGCCTGGCCGTCGGTTGCCGCTCTGCCCAAATTAGGGTGCCCAGCTTCCGTACGGGTGGCCATTAGCGCGCGGCGGGAGCATGCGGAGGACATTACCTTCGTTTGTGTGCTTGGAAAAATGGAGCGGTGATGGTTAATCGGCCCGCGGAATAAGAATTTGATTAATTCAATTCGATTATCAAACGACCTACGGTCATCCCATGGATACTGCACAGCTCCCCAACCATCGAGTGAACCTACCACAACAGCTCGTGCACGCGCCATTGAACATGAGGTGAACTTGCTCTTAGTGAATTCCCTAAGTCCACATGCGAGACATGACTACTACCTCAAATGGATGTGTTATGCGTGTTCAGATACCGAGGACGAAGTCATGGAGGTGCAAGGACGAAAAATGGAACGATGATGATTAATCGGCCCACAGAATATGAGTTTGATTAGTTGAATTCGATTATCAAACAATTGCCCCTCCACGTTTTGATCTCATGTGACATAGAATGTGGAAGTATATTGTTTAGTAGCTTGTGACAGGAGGAAGAAAATCAAGCACAAATAGCAGTGCCCAGTAACAGTTCAATCAAGTGCGATCGGGTGCCACTAGTACCTGTGAAGAACGTTCGAGTACCACGATATAAGAGCATCACTGCCCATCCCTTGTACTCACCCGATCCATATCAATATCGTTGATTTAGTACAACTTTATGCTAAATCAACACTAAGTAATATGGA
The sequence above is a segment of the Aegilops tauschii subsp. strangulata cultivar AL8/78 chromosome 6, Aet v6.0, whole genome shotgun sequence genome. Coding sequences within it:
- the LOC109765330 gene encoding zinc transporter ZTP29 isoform X2 — translated: MEQHVLVALALSFVGGLSTSLGALLVIVNPSPDLKRLGLLQGFAAGLMLSISFLDLAHNALNSIGFLKANLWFFAGVLFFGFVVKFIPEPTFVPTTDASKKKTDDDGSGKDMMKKHRRQVLFSGIITAVGISLHNFPEGMAVFLGSVKGLRVGVNLAFAIALHNIPEGVAVALPLYFATKSKWQAFKYATLSGLAEPLGVFFVAVLFPSNLNPEILEGLLASVGGVMAFLTLHELLPLAFDYAGQKQAVKAVFVGMAVMSASLYFLEISLPKEISL
- the LOC109765330 gene encoding zinc transporter ZTP29 isoform X1, yielding MEQHVLVALALSFVGGLSTSLGALLVIVNPSPDLKRLGLLQGFAAGLMLSISFLDLAHNALNSIGFLKANLWFFAGVLFFGFVVKFIPEPTFVPTTDASKKKQTDDDGSGKDMMKKHRRQVLFSGIITAVGISLHNFPEGMAVFLGSVKGLRVGVNLAFAIALHNIPEGVAVALPLYFATKSKWQAFKYATLSGLAEPLGVFFVAVLFPSNLNPEILEGLLASVGGVMAFLTLHELLPLAFDYAGQKQAVKAVFVGMAVMSASLYFLEISLPKEISL
- the LOC109765331 gene encoding uncharacterized protein, with the protein product MEMKKIACAVLIALVASASLVAATAPATEAPAESPGATGAAAGAAAGAAGATAPATSGAFAGAPGAAALLVSLVAYYLH